The DNA window GCGGCTGCGTCAGCGCACCACCCGGCTGCAGGGTCACGTGCAGATACGTGATCGGGACGTGCGTGTCGATCACGGCCTTCGCGCCGAGCGCCTCCCCGGCGATCACGCGCACGCGGACGCGGCCGTCGTCGCTCTCGACCGTCGGGATGCGCTCGCTCGGCACCTCCTGGTAGCGCGGGCGCCGCATCTTGTGCGCGCGCGGCAGGTTCACCCAGAGCTGGAAGCCGTGCATGGGTCCGCCGCGCTCGCGCATCTCCTCGCCCGGCATCTCGGAGTGCACGACGCCCGCGCCCGCGGTCATCCACTGCACGTCGCCGGGACCGATGCGCCCCGCGTGTCCCTGCGAGTCGCGGTGACGCACCTCGCCCTCGAGCACGTAGGTCACCGTCTCGAACCCGCGGTGGGGGTGATCGGGGGCGCCGATCGCCTCTCCCGGGCCCCAGGTGACGGGACCCATCTCGTCCAGCAGGAGGAAGGGATCGACGAGCTCCAAACCCGCGGTCGGGAAGGGGCGGCGCACCGGGAACCCCCCTCCTTCGAGCTGACGGTGGGCGGTCACGACGCCGGCGACGGATCGACTCTCGCTCATGCCCTCACCGTGCGTCGCGATGCACGCGCGCGAAAGGGGGCGGTCCTCGATGGGTCGCATCGACGCGCTCGATGGCCCATCCTCCGGGGACGTGGATCAGGGCGCGACGCTGAGCGTCGGGGTCGCCTCGCCGGGCAGGGCGCAGTAGTCCCCGCTGCAGACCTCGCCCGAGGGGCAGGCGGCGCCCGCGCCACAGAAGCTCTGGCAGCGCCCTCCGATCCGACATCGGCTGCCCGTCGCCACGCTGAACGTCTCCGGGGCCGTGGTGAAGAGCACCGCGCCGGCCTCGTCGCGGGCCTCGAGGTGCGCCGTGTAGTCGAACCCGGGCAGCACCCGCGTGCCGAGCGCGCCGGCCGCGCAGGGGACCGAGGCGTCGCTCGCGATCTGGCCGCCGCCGCCGAGCGAGTCGAAGACGACGTGCACCGTCGAGAGCCCCGCCGCCTCGCAGCTCATCAGGCTCGCCCCCTGGCCCTGCACGTCGAAGAGCGCGCCGATGGTCCCCGTGAAGAACTCGCCCTGCGGCACCACGATGGGCGGCCCCTCCAGCTCGGCCGTCACGTCGGCCGCGTCGCCGATGGCCACGACGTTGCCCGTGCCGTCGATGGCCTCGAGCCGCACGCGCCAGTCCCCGGCCGCGACGACCTGCCCGCGACCGCGTCGGCCCGCCGTGTCGAACACCCCCACGTCTCCGCTGTCGTCCGCCGCGGTGCAGCTGAAGAAGAGCCCGGCGTGCGGCACGGGCCGCTGCACGTCCAGGAAGGTCACGCGCACCCGGTTCGCGCCGAGCGCCGCGCAGCTGGACTCGGTCGGCATCGACCCGTCGATCGTCCACTGCCCCTGGATCGAGACCGCGCTCCCGACCGGGTCGAAGTCGCTCAGCGCGACGCACCCGCCGAGCGACACCCCGAGAGCGATGAGCAGCAGCTTCCGCACGCGCTGATCCTAATCGCTCCGCGGCCCGCGTCACGTCTCGGTGAGTGAGTTGGTCGGCGACCCCACCGTCCTCACTTTCTCGGCTGTCGACGCAACCGGCGGCGATCGACTACGATGAATGCTATCCGGAGGTTCCATGCGGCAAGATATGCTCACGCAAGCGCGAGTCGCTCTCGCGATCTCATCACTCCTTGCCATGGCGGCATGCACTCCGGCGGAGACATGCCGTCCGGGGGAGGTCGTTCTCGAAGACGGTGGCTGCCAGACGCCGCCGGATTCCGGTGCGGCGCCGGACTCAGCGATGGCTTGTGAGGCTGATTCGAACTGCAGCGACGGACGCTTCTGCAACGGAGTCGAACTATGTCGCCCCGCCGATTCGATGGCAGAC is part of the Sandaracinaceae bacterium genome and encodes:
- a CDS encoding pirin family protein, whose amino-acid sequence is MSESRSVAGVVTAHRQLEGGGFPVRRPFPTAGLELVDPFLLLDEMGPVTWGPGEAIGAPDHPHRGFETVTYVLEGEVRHRDSQGHAGRIGPGDVQWMTAGAGVVHSEMPGEEMRERGGPMHGFQLWVNLPRAHKMRRPRYQEVPSERIPTVESDDGRVRVRVIAGEALGAKAVIDTHVPITYLHVTLQPGGALTQPLPRERAAFAYVFGGEGVVGGASVADGQMAVLRHDRDAVTLSVPEEAAGAMDVLLIAGQPLREPVARYGPFVMSTRGEIMQAIEDFQQGRMGAIEPEVVSD